The following proteins are co-located in the Carassius carassius chromosome 39, fCarCar2.1, whole genome shotgun sequence genome:
- the hid1b gene encoding protein HID1b isoform X1: MGNSDSKLNFRKAVIQLTTKTQPVEASEDVFWDQFWTDVNLTSQDIFALVPAAEIRAVREESPSNLATLCYKAVERLVLNADSGCVCERDRQTVLSCIRLLTRILPYIFEDPDWRGFFWSTVPKVGKTVDESDDESTRPLAESLLTAISDLLFCPDFTVESHSRTSADGPSDIQSIDSCEFIWEAGVGFAQTPPLNHTHDSNRAELLKLLLTCFSEEMYQSPSDTHTLNPWVSFFCSRENRHALPLFTSLLNVVCAYDPVGYGVPYNHLMFSDQRGMLAELALQTLIVSLDQELVDNSNTSPNLSTNTDTCSADYNKNTTAEGCQTTRSENLFVNYLSRIHREEDFHLILRGISRLLNNPLLQTYLPHSCKKIQFHQELLVLFWKLCDLNKKFLFYVLKSSDVLDILVPILFYLNDARTNHSRVGLVHICVFILLLLSGERNFGVRLNKPYSVRVPMDISVFAGTHADLLIVVFHKIITSGHQRLQPLYDCLLTIIVNVSPYLKSLSMVAANKLLHLLEVFSSPWFLFFSPVNHHLVFFLLEVFNNIIQYQFDGNSNLVYGIIRKRNLFHQLANLPTDVSSIQKALQRKSRSNSTHNAVFMETNNPCNTACSEAPYKTTPVQTGTLNASLKAMPRIDKLTETSQVSEDGTTLSLQQSDSTHDQSDHSSETRVRDTEPTSGEDEKKCETRDCDGSQKRVFSSSDWTPTTDWVLSWKSKLPLQTIMRLLQVLVPQVEKICIDKGLTDESEILKFLQHGTLVGLLPVPHPILIRKYQANEGTALWFRTYMWGIIYLRNEDPPVWYDTDVKLFEIQRI; encoded by the exons ATGGGTAATTCAGACTCCAAACTGAACTTCAGAAAAGCGGTGATACAACTTACAACCAAAACACAG CCAGTAGAGGCCTCTGAGGATGTGTTCTGGGACCAGTTCTGGACTGACGTCAACCTGACTTCACAGGATATTTTTGCTCTGGTTCCTGCTGCTGAGATCCGTGCTGTGAGAGAGGAGTCTCCGTCCAATCTGGCAACCCTCTGTTACAAG gcggTGGAAAGGCTCGTGTTGAACGCCGACTcaggctgtgtgtgtgagagagacagacagactgtACTGAGCTGCATTCGTCTGTTGACTCGTATTCTGCCGTATATCTTCGAGGATCCAGACTGGCGTGGATTCTTCTGGTCCACTGTACCAAAAGTGGGCAAGACTGTG GATGAAAGCGATGACGAAAGCACACGGCCGCTGGCGGAGTCTCTCCTCACAGCTATATCTGATCTGCTTTTCTGTCCTGACTTCACTGTCGAGAGCCACAGCAGGACCAGTGCG GATGGGCCTTCTGATATCCAGTCCATAGACAGCTGTGAGTTCATCTGGGAAGCAGGTGTTGGATTTGCTCAGACTCCGCCTCTCAATCACACCCATGACTCCAACAG GGCAGAGTTGTTGAAGCTTTTATTGACGTGTTTCTCAGAAGAAATGTACCAGTCtccatctgacacacacacactcaaccccTGGGTCTCGTTCTTTTGCTCTAGAGAAAACCG acaTGCCCTGccgctcttcacctctcttcttAACGTGGTATGTGCGTATGATCCGGTGGGGTACGGCGTCCCGTACAATCACCTGATGTTCTCTGACCAGAGGGGGATGCTAGCGGAGCTGGCGCTTCAGACTCTGATTGTTTCATTGGATCAAGAGCTGGTCGATAACTCCAACACCAGCCCGAACCTGAGCACCAACACTGACACCTGCTCTGCTGATTACAACAAGAACACAACTGCTGAGGGATGCCAG ACGACAAGAAGCGAAAACCTGTTTGTAAACTACCTGTCTCGAATTCACAGagaagag GACTTTCATTTAATTTTGCGAGGAATCAGCCGGCTGCTCAATAACCCCCTGCTGCAGACATACCTGCCCCATTCCTGCAAGAAAATCCAGTTTCATCAGGAGCTCCTGGTGCTCTTCTGGAAACTCTGTGACCTCAACAAG AAGTTCCTGTTCTATGTGTTGAAGAGCAGTGATGTGCTGGATATTCTGGTACCAATTCTATTCTATCTGAATGACGCTCGCACCAATCATT CACGTGTCGGTCTGGTGCATATCTGCGTGTTCATCTTGTTGCTGTTAAGTGGAGAGAGGAATTTTGGGGTGCGTCTGAATAAACCATACAGTGTGCGAGTGCCGATGGATATTTCAGTGTTCGCTGGGACTCATGCTGACCTGCTGATAGTG gttttcCATAAGATCATCACCAGTGGACATCAGCGACTTCAGCCCCTGTATGACTGTCTGCTCACTATTATAGTCAATG TGTCTCCTTACCTGAAAAGTCTGTCTATGGTAGCAGCCAACAAACTACTACATCTGCTAGAGGTTTTCTCAAGCCCATGGTTCCTGTTCTTCTCACCTGTTAACCATCACCTGGTTTTCTTTTTGCTAGAAGTTTTTAACAACATCATTCAGTACCAGTTTGATG GTAACTCTAACCTGGTGTACGGCATCATCCGCAAACGCAACCTCTTTCACCAGCTGGCTAACCTGCCTACAGACGTCAGCTCGATCCAGAAAGCCCTGCAGAGGAAAAGCAGGAGCAACAGCACCCATAATGCCGTCTTCATGGAGACCAACAACCCCTGCAACACTGCCTGTAGTGAAGCCCCATATAAAACCACACCAGTTCAAACAGGCACTCTGAATGCCAGCTTGAAGGCCATGCCAC GCATTGATAAACTAACAGAAACCTCACAGGTTTCTGAGGACGGAACGACACTCTCACTGCAGCAGAGTGACTCGACCCACGACCAATCAGATCACAGCTCTGAGACACGAGTCAGAGACACTGAGCCGACCTCAGGTGAAGATGAAAAG AAGTGTGAAACCAGAGATTGTGATGGGAGTCAGAAACGAGTGTTTTCTTCATCAGACTGGACTCCTACTACGGACTGG GTCCTCTCCTGGAAGAGTAAACTTCCTCTGCAGACTATAATGAGACTCCTGCAGGTGCTGGTGCCTCAGGTGGAGAAAATCTGCATTGACAA AGGTTTGACGGATGAGTCTGAGATCCTGAAGTTTCTGCAGCACGGGACTCTGGTGGGTTTGCTGCCGGTTCCTCATCCCATCCTCATCCGCAAGTACCAGGCCAATGAGGGCACGGCTCTGTGGTTCCGCACATACATGTGGGGCATCATCTACCTGCG TAACGAGGATCCTCCTGTTTGGTACGACACTGATGTCAAGCTGTTTGAGATCCAGAGAATTTAA
- the hid1b gene encoding protein HID1b isoform X2 — MGNSDSKLNFRKAVIQLTTKTQPVEASEDVFWDQFWTDVNLTSQDIFALVPAAEIRAVREESPSNLATLCYKAVERLVLNADSGCVCERDRQTVLSCIRLLTRILPYIFEDPDWRGFFWSTVPKVGKTVDESDDESTRPLAESLLTAISDLLFCPDFTVESHSRTSADGPSDIQSIDSCEFIWEAGVGFAQTPPLNHTHDSNRAELLKLLLTCFSEEMYQSPSDTHTLNPWVSFFCSRENRHALPLFTSLLNVVCAYDPVGYGVPYNHLMFSDQRGMLAELALQTLIVSLDQELVDNSNTSPNLSTNTDTCSADYNKNTTAEGCQTTRSENLFVNYLSRIHREEDFHLILRGISRLLNNPLLQTYLPHSCKKIQFHQELLVLFWKLCDLNKKFLFYVLKSSDVLDILVPILFYLNDARTNHSRVGLVHICVFILLLLSGERNFGVRLNKPYSVRVPMDISVFAGTHADLLIVVFHKIITSGHQRLQPLYDCLLTIIVNVSPYLKSLSMVAANKLLHLLEVFSSPWFLFFSPVNHHLVFFLLEVFNNIIQYQFDGNSNLVYGIIRKRNLFHQLANLPTDVSSIQKALQRKSRSNSTHNAVFMETNNPCNTACSEAPYKTTPVQTGTLNASLKAMPRIDKLTETSQVSEDGTTLSLQQSDSTHDQSDHSSETRVRDTEPTSGEDEKCETRDCDGSQKRVFSSSDWTPTTDWVLSWKSKLPLQTIMRLLQVLVPQVEKICIDKGLTDESEILKFLQHGTLVGLLPVPHPILIRKYQANEGTALWFRTYMWGIIYLRNEDPPVWYDTDVKLFEIQRI; from the exons ATGGGTAATTCAGACTCCAAACTGAACTTCAGAAAAGCGGTGATACAACTTACAACCAAAACACAG CCAGTAGAGGCCTCTGAGGATGTGTTCTGGGACCAGTTCTGGACTGACGTCAACCTGACTTCACAGGATATTTTTGCTCTGGTTCCTGCTGCTGAGATCCGTGCTGTGAGAGAGGAGTCTCCGTCCAATCTGGCAACCCTCTGTTACAAG gcggTGGAAAGGCTCGTGTTGAACGCCGACTcaggctgtgtgtgtgagagagacagacagactgtACTGAGCTGCATTCGTCTGTTGACTCGTATTCTGCCGTATATCTTCGAGGATCCAGACTGGCGTGGATTCTTCTGGTCCACTGTACCAAAAGTGGGCAAGACTGTG GATGAAAGCGATGACGAAAGCACACGGCCGCTGGCGGAGTCTCTCCTCACAGCTATATCTGATCTGCTTTTCTGTCCTGACTTCACTGTCGAGAGCCACAGCAGGACCAGTGCG GATGGGCCTTCTGATATCCAGTCCATAGACAGCTGTGAGTTCATCTGGGAAGCAGGTGTTGGATTTGCTCAGACTCCGCCTCTCAATCACACCCATGACTCCAACAG GGCAGAGTTGTTGAAGCTTTTATTGACGTGTTTCTCAGAAGAAATGTACCAGTCtccatctgacacacacacactcaaccccTGGGTCTCGTTCTTTTGCTCTAGAGAAAACCG acaTGCCCTGccgctcttcacctctcttcttAACGTGGTATGTGCGTATGATCCGGTGGGGTACGGCGTCCCGTACAATCACCTGATGTTCTCTGACCAGAGGGGGATGCTAGCGGAGCTGGCGCTTCAGACTCTGATTGTTTCATTGGATCAAGAGCTGGTCGATAACTCCAACACCAGCCCGAACCTGAGCACCAACACTGACACCTGCTCTGCTGATTACAACAAGAACACAACTGCTGAGGGATGCCAG ACGACAAGAAGCGAAAACCTGTTTGTAAACTACCTGTCTCGAATTCACAGagaagag GACTTTCATTTAATTTTGCGAGGAATCAGCCGGCTGCTCAATAACCCCCTGCTGCAGACATACCTGCCCCATTCCTGCAAGAAAATCCAGTTTCATCAGGAGCTCCTGGTGCTCTTCTGGAAACTCTGTGACCTCAACAAG AAGTTCCTGTTCTATGTGTTGAAGAGCAGTGATGTGCTGGATATTCTGGTACCAATTCTATTCTATCTGAATGACGCTCGCACCAATCATT CACGTGTCGGTCTGGTGCATATCTGCGTGTTCATCTTGTTGCTGTTAAGTGGAGAGAGGAATTTTGGGGTGCGTCTGAATAAACCATACAGTGTGCGAGTGCCGATGGATATTTCAGTGTTCGCTGGGACTCATGCTGACCTGCTGATAGTG gttttcCATAAGATCATCACCAGTGGACATCAGCGACTTCAGCCCCTGTATGACTGTCTGCTCACTATTATAGTCAATG TGTCTCCTTACCTGAAAAGTCTGTCTATGGTAGCAGCCAACAAACTACTACATCTGCTAGAGGTTTTCTCAAGCCCATGGTTCCTGTTCTTCTCACCTGTTAACCATCACCTGGTTTTCTTTTTGCTAGAAGTTTTTAACAACATCATTCAGTACCAGTTTGATG GTAACTCTAACCTGGTGTACGGCATCATCCGCAAACGCAACCTCTTTCACCAGCTGGCTAACCTGCCTACAGACGTCAGCTCGATCCAGAAAGCCCTGCAGAGGAAAAGCAGGAGCAACAGCACCCATAATGCCGTCTTCATGGAGACCAACAACCCCTGCAACACTGCCTGTAGTGAAGCCCCATATAAAACCACACCAGTTCAAACAGGCACTCTGAATGCCAGCTTGAAGGCCATGCCAC GCATTGATAAACTAACAGAAACCTCACAGGTTTCTGAGGACGGAACGACACTCTCACTGCAGCAGAGTGACTCGACCCACGACCAATCAGATCACAGCTCTGAGACACGAGTCAGAGACACTGAGCCGACCTCAGGTGAAGATGAAAAG TGTGAAACCAGAGATTGTGATGGGAGTCAGAAACGAGTGTTTTCTTCATCAGACTGGACTCCTACTACGGACTGG GTCCTCTCCTGGAAGAGTAAACTTCCTCTGCAGACTATAATGAGACTCCTGCAGGTGCTGGTGCCTCAGGTGGAGAAAATCTGCATTGACAA AGGTTTGACGGATGAGTCTGAGATCCTGAAGTTTCTGCAGCACGGGACTCTGGTGGGTTTGCTGCCGGTTCCTCATCCCATCCTCATCCGCAAGTACCAGGCCAATGAGGGCACGGCTCTGTGGTTCCGCACATACATGTGGGGCATCATCTACCTGCG TAACGAGGATCCTCCTGTTTGGTACGACACTGATGTCAAGCTGTTTGAGATCCAGAGAATTTAA
- the ush1gb gene encoding pre-mRNA splicing regulator USH1G, with the protein MNDKYHRAARDGHLHLLKEATRRDLNAPDEDGMTPTLWAAHHGNLDALRLLVARGGDPDKCDIWGNTPLHLAAANGHLNCLSFLVSFGANVWCLDNDYHTPLDMAASRSHMDCVRYLDTIAAKQITINPKVVSKLKDRAFRNAEKRIKNCEKLQRRHHERMEKHFLRENAAMDTSDTMSYSSFSSTLSRRIPQFNTLDSNMTYSQATLQSTTRGRTKIQRRLEKKKQGDGMFKISEDGRKSVRSLSGLQLGNDVMFLKQETYVDRRQQSSPRLNIRNMFSGKQDIRPDDDDDEVDTVSRALSDPGLYDAAYSEISTDSGRDSLFNRPGLGTMVFRRNYATDGLFQMGRNEGSVVGSEPVGRAPNVRLRGRLPLRSPSHDEVSLGSSLSLQEKNLQDLPWEEGDLGLEEEDDELQSSSGPLEVFLASQGLSDFLSILHREQMDLEALLLCSEQDLISIHIPLGPRKKLIDACSRHNKALDDADGMKDTML; encoded by the exons ATGAACGACAAATACCACCGGGCGGCTCGAGACGGTCACCTGCACCTGCTGAAAGAGGCGACGCGCAGAGATCTGAACGCGCCGGATGAGGATGGGATGACGCCGACGCTCTGGGCCGCGCACCACGGCAACCTGGACGCGCTCAGACTGCTGGTGGCGCGAGG AGGAGATCCAGATAAATGTGATATTTGGGGAAACACTCCTCTTCACCTGGCAGCAGCTAATGGCCATCTCAACTGTCTGTCCTTTTTGGTGTCATTTGGTGCCAATGTGTGGTGCTTGGACAATGACTACCACACGCCACTGGACATGGCGGCCTCTAGGAGCCACATGGACTGTGTGCGATATCTGGACACTATCGCCGCCAAACAGATCACCATCAACCCCAAAGTGGTGAGCAAATTAAAGGATCGTGCCTTCCGTAATGCAGAGAAACGCATTAAGAACTGTGAAAAGCTTCAGCGTAGGCATCACGAACGCATGGAGAAGCATTTCTTGAGAGAGAATGCTGCAATGGACACGTCAGATACAATGAGTTACAGCAGTTTCAGCAGCACCCTGAGCAGAAGGATCCCTCAGTTCAACACTCTCGACTCCAACATGACATACTCACAG GCAACTCTTCAGTCCACAACAAGAGGCCGGACCAAGATTCAGCGGCGACTTGAGAAGAAGAAGCAAGGTGATGGAATGTTCAAGATATCTGAAGATGGGCGAAAGAGTGTTCGCTCGCTCTCTGGTCTTCAGTTGGGCAATGACGTCATGTTCTTGAAGCAGGAAACGTACGTCGACCGACGCCAGCAGTCCAGCCCTCGGCTCAACATCCGTAACATGTTTTCTGGTAAACAGGACATCAGgccagatgatgatgatgatgaggtagACACTGTTTCCCGGGCTCTCAGTGATCCAGGTCTGTATGATGCTGCATACTCTGAAATAAGTACAGACTCTGGTCGGGACTCTTTGTTCAACCGCCCAGGACTCGGTACCATGGTATTCCGTCGGAATTATGCAACGGATGGGTTGTTCCAAATGGGACGGAATGAGGGCAGTGTGGTGGGGAGTGAACCAGTGGGACGAGCCCCGAATGTCCGCTTACGGGGGAGATTGCCGCTGCGATCACCCAGTCATGATGAAGTCAGCTTAGGCAGCTCATTGAGTCTTCAAGAGAAGAACTTGCAG GATTTGCCATGGGAGGAAGGAGACCTGGGTTTGGAGGAGGAGGATGACGAGCTTCAGTCATCGTCGGGTCCTTTAGAAGTATTCCTGGCATCTCAGGGACTGAGTGACTTCCTTtcaattctccatagagagcagATGGACCTGGAGGCGTTGCTGTTGTGTTCTGAGCAAGACCTCATTAGCATCCATATCCCACTCGGACCTCGCAAAAAACTAATTGATGCATGCAGTAGGCACAACAAGGCTCTGGACGATGCTGATGGCATGAAGGACACAATGTTGTAG
- the LOC132121720 gene encoding fatty acid desaturase 6-like, translating to MQNICEEWRDPASRDDEGHGNGAQGKPHADAERETLMMELTRLVQKSVRESSWWERRGIDCSILTAAFISLPAGFLLLGSSQPLYFLLGLLIMGIAHAVITVKGTHLSSHGALSESPAWTDFWAVFFIEVCGSFSARAGVHAHVKMHHAHTNVIGLGDSSTWKIPFLPRSVYLFIAPLAVPIITPIVAIGQLKCQSPFQIVRTVLCVCLGFFSQYYLLRCVSGLSCSSALVVMLLCRAMFSLPYIHVNIFQHIGLAMFSATQRPKRILQMTHGVLNLPRNPLLDWTFGHSLISCHVEHHLFPFLSDNMCLKVKPIVSRYLKEKKLPYLEDGYVSRLRLFFHKYQELMVFAPPITELVGIQ from the exons ATGCAGAACATTTGTGAAGAGTGGAGAGATCCAGCGTCCCGGGATGATGAAGGACACGGGAACGGAGCGCAGGGGAAGCCGCACGCGGACGCGGAGCGCGAGACGCTGATGATGGAGCTCACGCGCCTGGTGCagaagagtgtgagagagagcagcTGGTGGGAGAGGAGAGGAATAGACTGCAGCATCCTCACCGCAGCCTTCATCAGTTTACCGGCAG GGTTCCTGTTGTTGGGTTCTTCTCAGCCGCTGTATTTCCTGTTGGGTCTGCTGATAATGGGCATCGCTCACGCTGTCATCACTGTTAAAGGGACACATCTGTCCAGTCACGGCGCGCTCAGCGAGTCTCCGGCCTGGACTGACTTCTGGGCTGTCTTCTTCATCGAA GTGTGCGGCTCGTTCTCAGCGCGGGCCGGTGTTCATGCTCACGTCAAGATGCATCACGCTCACACTAATGTGATCGGTCTGGGAGACTCCAGCACCTGGAAAATCCCCTTCCTTCCTCGATCCGTCTACCTGTTCATCGCGCCGCTGGCCGTCCCCATCATCACACCCATCGTTGCCATCG GTCAGCTGAAGTGTCAGTCTCCGTTCCAGATTGTGCGCACcgtcctgtgtgtgtgtctgggttttttttctcagtattacCTGCTCAGGTGTGTGTCAGGACTCTCGTGCAGCTCTGCTCTGGTGGTCATGCTTCTGTGCAGAGCCATGTTCTCCCTGCCATACATACACGTCAACATATTTCAG CACATCGGCCTGGCAATGTTTTCTGCCACTCAGCGGCCCAAACGCATCCTCCAGATGACACACGGAGTCCTGAACCTTCCCCGAAACCCGCTGCTGGACTGGACCTTCGGCCATTCCCTCATCAGCTGCCACGTAGAGCATCACCTCTTCCCATTCCTGTCTGACAACATGTGCCTGAAG GTGAAGCCTATAGTGTCTCGGTATCTGAAGGAGAAGAAGTTGCCGTATCTGGAGGACGGTTATGTCTCCCGTCTGCGTCTGTTCTTCCACAAATATCAGGAGCTGATGGTGTTTGCACCACCCATCACTGAACTGGTGGGAATCCAGTGA